The following DNA comes from Triticum aestivum cultivar Chinese Spring chromosome 3D, IWGSC CS RefSeq v2.1, whole genome shotgun sequence.
actacgcataaacctggctcatgatgccactgttgggaatcgtagcataatttaaaattttcctacgctcaccaagatgcatctatggagtatactagcaacgaggggaaaggagtgcatctacatacccttgtagatcgcgagcggaagcgttccaatgaacgtggatgacggagtcgtactcgccgtgatccaaatcaccgatgaccgagtgccgaacggacggcaccttcgcgttcaacacacgtacggtgcagcgacgtctcctccttcttgatccagcaagggggaaggagaggttgatggagatccaacagcacgatggcgtggtggtggatgtagcgggtctccggcagggcttcgccgagcttctgcgagagagagagagagaggtgttgcaggggaggagggaggcgcccaaggctgtaggttgctgccctccctcccccctttatataggccccctgggggggcgccNNNNNNNNNNNNNNNNNNNNNNNNNNNNNNNNNNNNNNNNNNNNNNNNNNNNNNNNNNNNNNNNNNNNNNNNNNNNNNNNNNNNNNNNNNNNNNNNNNNNNNNNNNNNNNNNNNNNNNNNNNNNNNNNNNNNNNNNNNNNNNNNNNNNNNNNNNNNNNNNNNNNNNNNNNNNNNNNNNNNNNNNNNNNNNNNNNNNNNNNNNNNNNNNNNNNNNNNNNNNNNNNNNNNNNNNNNNNNNNNNNNNNNNNNNNNNNNNNNNNNNNNNNNNNNNNNNNNNNNNNNNNNNNNNNNNNNNNNNNNNNNNNNNNNNNNNNNNNNNNNNNNNNNNNNNNNNNNNNNNNNNNNNNNNNNNNNNNNNNNNNNNNNNNNNNNNNNNNNNNNNNNNNNNNNNNNNNNNNNNNNNNNNNNNNNNNNNNNNNNNNNNNNNNNNNNNNNNNNNNNNNNNNNNNNNNNNNNNNNNNNNNNNNNNNNNNNNNNNNNNNNNNNNNNNNNNNNNNNNNNNNNNNNNNNNNNNNNNNNNNNNNNNNNNNNNNNNNNNNNNNNNNNNNNNNNGCgggggccaaaggggggaagggggtgccttgccccccaaggcaagtgggaagtccccccaccctagggttcccaaccctaggcgcatggggggaggcccatgggggggcgcccagcccactaggggctggttcccttcccacttcagcccatggggccctccgggataggtggccccacccggtggacccccgggacccttccggtggtcccgatacaataccggtaacccccgaaactttcccggtggccgaaacttgacttcctatatataattcttcacctccggaccattccggaacctctcgtgacgtccgagatctcatccgggactccgaacaactttcgggtttccgcatacacatatctctacaaccctagcgtcaccgaaccttaagtgtgtagaccctacgggttcgggagacatgcagacatgaccgagacgcctctccggtcaataaccaacagcgggatctggatatcaatgttggctcccacatgttccacgatgatctcatcagatgaaccacggtgtcgaggattcaatcaatctcgtatgcaattccctttgtcaatcggtatgttacttgcccgagattcgatcgtcggtatcccaataccttgttcaatctcgttaccggcaagtctctttactcgtaccgcaatgcatgatcccgtgactaacgccttagtcacatagagctcattatgatgatgcattaccgagtgggcccagagatacctctccgtcacacggagtgacaaatgccagtctcgatccgtgccaacccaacagacactttcggagatacccgtagtgcacctttatagtcacccagttacgttgtgacgtttggcacacccaaagcactcctacggtatccgggagttgcacgatctcatggtctaaggaaaagatactcgacattggaaaagctctagcaaacgaaactacacgatcttttatgctatgcttaggattgggtcttgtccatcacatcattctcctaatgatgtgatcccgttatcaatgacatccaatgtccatagtcaggaaaccatgactatctgttgatcaacgagctagtcaactagaggcttactagggacatgttgtggtctatttattcacacatgtattacgatttccggacaatacaattatagtatgaataatagacaattaccatgaacaaagaaatataataataaccatttattattgcctctagggcatatttccaacagaataaggatatgtttctcgattatggaggtgacaaaaaggttcgtcgtaaagggttacgtcgatgcaagttttgacactgatccagatgactctaagtcttcatctggatacatattgaaaatgggagcaattacctaaagtagctccgtgcagagcattgtagacatagaaatttgcaaaatacatacagatctgaatatggcagacccgttgactaaacttctctcacaagcaaaacatgatcacaccttagtactctttgggtgttaatcacatagcaatgtgaactagattattgactctagtaaaccctttgggtgttggtaacatgacgatgtgaactatgggtgttaatcacatggtgatgtgaactattgatgttaaatcacatggcgatgtgatctagattattgactctagtgcaagtgggagactgaaggaaatatgccctagaggcaataataaagttattatttatttccttatttcataataaatgtttattattcatgctagaattgtattaaccggaaacataatacttgtgtgaacacatagacaaacagagtgtcactagtatgcctctacttgactagctcgttgatcaaagatggttatgtttcctagccatagacatgagtggtcatttgattaacgggatcacatcattaggagaatgatgtgattgacttgacccattccgttagcttagcactcgatcgtttagtatgttgctattgctttcttcatgacttatacatgttcctatgactatgagattatgcaactcccgtttaccggaggaacactttgtgtgctaccaaacgtcacaacataactgggtgattataaaggtgctctacaggtgtctccgaaggtacttgttgggttggcgtatttcgagattaggatttgtcactccgattatcggagaggtatctctgggccctctcggtaatgcacatcacttaaagccttgcaagcattgcaactaatgagttagttgtgggatgatgtattacggaacgagtaaagagactttccggtaacgagattgaactaggtattgagataccgacgatcgaatctcgggcaagtaacataccgatgacaaagggaacaacgtatgttgttatgcggtctgaccgataaagatcttcgtagaatatgtgggagccaatatgagcatccaggttccgctattggttattgaccggagacgtgtctcggtcatgtctacatagttctcgaacccgtagggtccgcacgcttaacgtttcgatgacagttatattatgagtttatatgttttgatgtaccgaaggttgttcggagtcccggatgtgatcacggacatgaagaggagtctcgaaatggtcgatacatgaagattgatatattggaagcctatatttggatatcggaagtgttccgggtgaaatcgggattttaccggagtaccgggaggttaccggaaccccccgggggcttaatgggccatagtgggccttagtggaaaagaggagaggcggccagggcagggccgcgcgcccctcccccctagtccgaataggacaaggagaggggggcggcgccccccccttccttcctctctccctcctctttcccctccactcctaatccaactaggaaaagggagggagtcctactcccggtgggagtaggactccacctggcgcgcccctcctggctggccgcaccaccccccttgctcctttatatacgggggcagggggcaccctagagacacaacaattgatcgtttgatcttttagccgtgtgcggtgccccccctccaccatagtccacctcgataatactgtagcggtgcttaggcgaagccctgcgtcggtagaacatcatcatcgtcaccacgccgtcgtgctgatgaaactctccctcaacactcggctggatcggagttcgagggacgtcatcgggctgaacgtgtgctgaactcggaggtgccgtgcgttcggtacttgatcggtcggatcgtgaagacgtacgactacatcaaccgcgttgtgctaacgcttccgctttcggtctacgagggtacgtggacacactctcccctctcgttgctatgattatcatgatcctgtgtgtgcgtaggaatttttttaaaattactacgttccccaacactcggcCTTATGCCAGATGAGATCCAGCAGCTCATCCTCTATGAGAATGACTTCACCGCGGTGTTCCCTCAGAGCTCGACGACCTCGGGATCCCACAGCTCCTCGGCCACTCCAACAACACGTTCAAGGGAGGCATCCAAAACCGTCTCTTCAACTGCTCGGTGATCCGTGCGCTTGGCCTCAACGTCCTCACTGACCAAAATCCCTCTTGCACCAGCTATCTTGACAAACTCCTGATATTCCTGACTTACATAGACAATCTTGATGGCAAGCTACCACCGTTCTTCGCGAAATCTCACACATCTCAAGACATTGGACCTCAGCGGCAGCAAATTGTCTGCCCTAAACTTCTCGCACCACTGGATTGTACTAATCTATGACAACCTATTCTCCAAGGCATTTCGGTTGGAGCTCGGCCAATGCAAAACCTGATCCATGAGGCAGGGAAAAAAAGATGAGGAGCACAACGTCGGCCATCAGAATCTGGTGGAGGAAAGAGAaaccgagaagaagaggaagataaatatgacacatgggcccaagtTGTCAGTGAGGGTAGCGTGTGATCCTCTCGAGGTCGTCCTTTCCTGCTGCACCGAACGAGCATTTAGCATAAATTGACTGGGATATTCCGACATTGGAGAATATAGAGTGAGAGCTTCAGGGATTTTGAAGTCAAGGTTCAATTTAGACTGAGAGTATGAATTTAAGGTTTGCTTGAGACTTCTGATAGTGGCTGATTTTTTTTCTATAGTGGCTGATGAGCGTCgggcttagagcatctacagccgtacTCCTCAAATTGATCGGACGGACGCAGGCCCACGAACCGAATAGGAAAGAGAAGAAAAAAGTTGACCCAACCGGACCCCTCGAAGCCTCCTTAAATGTCCGGGCTGGCCGGCACTCCTCATATTGGCCTCATATATGGGATGAGTATGAGTTACGACCAGACGCGACCGGTCGGTCGTCATGCGCCCGCCTCATAGCATTTGGTCCAACATCGACCACCTGTTCTCTTTGTTTATTCTTACTCTTCTTTCTCTCACTTCATATTCACCACCCACATGCCTGTGATCGGATGCATAGAAAAAATAGAAACATGGCTatgaaaataaaaatttaaaagaTGATCGATCACTATCCACAGGCGCACCCGAACACCTCCGCAGAGGAAGGGCCAGATTGTACGTCATGGCATGCGAAGAAGAAACCGTGCCGGGCCGAAACCCGTGTAGGCCTAGAGCCCCAGAAGAATCCAAGCGGGACTTGGTCGTCTTCGTGGCGCCGCCATCCACCACCGCGGCGGAACGACAGAACCCGACACGCACGCGTGCATGCATGGCCACCTCTTCTCGGCCCAACGACACATGGCCACCTCTTCTCAGCCCAACGACACATGGCCACCTCTTTTGTCAGCCCAGTCTCATGGGCTCCGCCCATTCGCTCCCGTCCGCGCGTTCATTGACCACCGCGGAAGCCAGCAAGCGTGGCGCCCAAGCCGCTGTCATGCCGAGCGAATAAACGGAGGGCATCTATTCTCCCCCCACCGATACCCTCCCCTCCCCACCCCCGCGTCCTCGTGACGGCCCCCCTTTCCCCTCCCCACCCCACCCCGCCCCCCCACCGAACCAAATCAAACCATCCANNNNNNNNNNNNNNNNNNNNNNNNNNNNNNNNNNNNNNNNNNNNNNNNNNNNNNNNNNNNNNNNNNNNNNNNNNNNNNNNNNNNNNNNNNNNNNNNNNNNNNNNNNNNNNNNNNNNNNNNNNNNNNNNNNNNNNNNNNNNNNNNNNNNNNNNNNNNNNNNNNNNNNNNNNNNNNNNNNNNNNNNNNNNNNNNNNNNNNNNNNNNNNNNNNNNNNNNNNNNNNNNNNNNNNNNNNNNNNNNNNNNNNNNNNNNNNNNNNNNNNNNNNNNNNNNNNNNNNNNNNNNNNNNNNNNNNNNNNNNNNNNNNNNNNNNNNNNNNNNNNNNNNNNNNNNNNNNNNNNNNNNNNNNNNNNACCCTACCTCGCCGGGTCCCCGACCGCCGACCGAcatggccgccgccgtcgccggttcCTCCGCCGCATCCCTCCCGGCCCCAATCCCCCTCAACGACAAGGTGGGTGCCCGCTCGCTTCCTCCCTAGCTAGGTCTCCCGGATCGAATCTGCTCCTCCGTCGGTGTGCGATCTGATCTGGTTTGGCTTGTTTGTTCGTGGCAGGCggcggccgtgggcggcggggtcggcggcgaccgGGCTGCGGGGGGCTGCGGGGTGTGCGCGATCTGCCTCGACAGGATCCCGCTCCAGGAGACGGCGCTCGTCAAGGGCTGCGACCACGCCTACTGGtgagcccctccctctccctgatTTCTCCCTCCCCGCCCCTCATCTCACACTGGATATCCGATTCGTGTGGCAGATTGCCGTTCCCTGCGTTTGTCTCGTAGATGATTTGGACACTTTAGTTTTCTAATGGATAGAGATTTGTAATTTCGATCGAATATTCCCCATTAGATTCGTACTTAGCTGTATCAACCGATGCCATGCCCATGAATTACAAGCACGAATTTATGCACTCCAGTACACTTTTCCTCTTATCCGCTAAAATTTGGGGAGGGTGCTATTTTATTTTGCTGCTAAAAGCTGTATTTAGCATTGCCAACCCACCCACCCTATTAAAGGTCTTCCCATTATTTATGAGCTGAGCCTAATTTCTGGGCTTTGGGTGCTTGGCATGGATTCTAGCATGTTACCCATCTTGGTTTCCATGTGCAGCTCCTTATTTGTGTCCCGATAACCATGTTTCGTATTCCAGGGTTGTTGACTGTATTTATGGTTGTGATCAGCGATGAACTGGTTCTATTTTGTAGGCTTCTGGTAATTGGTAGTGGAGTATAATATGTTCCTCATACTTGGTTTGCATGTGCAGTTGGTTGTCTATTTCCTTCCAACCAACCACGTTCCATATTCAAGAGTTGTTTAGTTGTCAACATCCCTGATGGGGTCGAGGATTTATCTGATATTATATGCTAAAATGATTCTCTTGTGAGATATGTAGATTTCTATATGTATGCATCGACATTGACCTGAAGAACCATTTGTGTTATTGTTATTTGCTTAGCACTTTATGTGGGAATTTCAgtagttagtactccctccgtccgaaaatacttgtcatcaaaatggataaaaagagatgtatttagaactaaaatacatctagatacatcctcttttatccattttgatgacaagtattttcggacggagggagtaattcacaTCTTTTTGGGCAATAGACATTGACCGTGATACATATTTCACAACTTCCTTTTGCTCTTTTATGATAATTGTTTTGTTTGTAAATGACTATCACAACTTCCTTTTGCTCTTTTATGATCAAATTGTTTTTTTTGTGAACGACTGCTCACCTATTTTGTTTGAATCCATTATGTGCATGCAGCGTCACTTGCATTCTGAGGTGGGCATCCTACAAGCAGACACCAGTATGCCCTCAATGCAAGCACCCGTTTGAGTTCCTCAGTGTGCATCGCTCTCTTGATGGCTGGTAACCCCTTTGTTTCTTCAATATGTGGGGGCACATTAATTTCAGGTAGACTTTTTGGCTTGATGCTTGTTTCTTTTCTTCAGCCTTCATGACTACATGTTCGATGAGAGCGTTTGTCTTCTTCTGAGAGCCACTTGGTTTAAGCCTCTGGTCGTAGAGGCTCACGAGGAGgctcaggaggaagaagacattTACCGTAGTTACCAATATGATGATGGCGATGAGGATGACCTTTATGAGGAATACATAAGCAGGTCACCGAGCATTCGAattggtaacaggaggtggggtgaCAATGGGTACGTCAGAGGGGGCAGGAGGGAGGCCAGGCCAGTAGTGATCCCTCCTGTTGTTGATGCTGTTCCATCCAGGACTCCCAAGAAGAAAGAGGGATCAGCGTCAGGTTCAGGGTCAGGTTCAGTGTCCAAGGATGTTGCAGGGCGGCGGGCAAGAAGGGCTCAGAAGCGAGAGGCTGCCGACAAGGCGGCTGCAGAGAAGCACCTCAAGCTCCTGCAGAGGCTGGGCCGCGGGAAAACTCCCGAAGCGCCACCTGAAGCACTGGAATCACTGGAGGTTGGTCCTCCTGTGATCGAGTGATCCATCAGCCTCTGTAGATAACGCTGCTGCGGGGAACGCTGCAGCCCCTGGGAGCCCCCTCCAATAATCCTCCCGGTGCGAAGAAGAGGAAACCGGGCCTTGTATCCTGGCAACTTTGTCGCGTTGTACAGTAATTTAGCTTCGAGTCACTCGTTAGGTCGGTCATCGGAGCTGCTACCCAGTCTGCTCCAGATGCAGCAATGTGGTCGGTCGGTCGGTTTATCCCACACTGATAGTTGTTTAATTCAAAAAGGTCATGTACTCGTGTCGTATTAGGGGCACAAAAATTGCTTGCTGTGCTAATTTTCCTGGCAATGTGGCAATTGTGGTAGGTTGTTACATCCATCTACCCAAGAAGAAAATGAAATGGGGGAACGGAGTCTTACTGTGAATATACTTTGCTTACTGACTTGCGATGTTGTTGTTAGTGCTCGGTCCCTGGTTTGCACAATTTTGAATGGTCCCTAATCGTCTCTGGATGGTTTTTGTTGCTGCACAAGTTTTTCTGACGTGCTACCTGAACCTGCCCAGTAAGCTGCACAAGTTTTTCTGAAGTGCTACCTGAACCTGCCCAGTCAGCTGCATCGCAACTGGGTTCACTCCGCCGACAGGCCTATGCGAAGTACCCAACCCTTTTTTCTAGAGAACTAAAGTGACCTTTATTAATAGTGACGTTCAACGGGAGTTTTATAGTGTCACCCAATGGCGGCCGACGGTTAAGA
Coding sequences within:
- the LOC123080753 gene encoding uncharacterized protein; this encodes MAAAVAGSSAASLPAPIPLNDKAAAVGGGVGGDRAAGGCGVCAICLDRIPLQETALVKGCDHAYCVTCILRWASYKQTPVCPQCKHPFEFLSVHRSLDGCLHDYMFDESVCLLLRATWFKPLVVEAHEEAQEEEDIYRSYQYDDGDEDDLYEEYISRSPSIRIGNRRWGDNGYVRGGRREARPVVIPPVVDAVPSRTPKKKEGSASGSGSGSVSKDVAGRRARRAQKREAADKAAAEKHLKLLQRLGRGKTPEAPPEALESLEVGPPVIE